The Curtobacterium herbarum genome contains the following window.
TGCCGTGGTAGATGCCCGCGGGCGCGTCGGCGTCGACGAGTGCGACGATCTGGCGTGCGAGGTCACCGGTCCAGGTCGGCTGTCCGACCTGGTCGGTGACGACGCTGACGGTGTCGTGGGTCGCAGCCAGGCGGACCATGGTCTTGGCGAAGTTCGGACCACCGGCGCCGTACAGCCAGGCAGCCCGGACGACGTACGACGAGTCCGGGGCGACCGAGCGCACCGCGTGCTCGCCGGCGGCCTTCGTTCGGCCGTACGCGCCGATCGGGTCGGTGGGCTCGTCCTCGGCGTAGGGCGTGGTGCCGGAGCCGTCGAACACGTAGTCCGTCGAGACGTGCACGAGCCGCGCCCCCGCGGCCACCGCGGCCGTCGCCAGCACCTCGGGTCCGCGGGCGTTCACGGCGTGCGCGTCGGACTCGTGGGACTCGGCGTCGTCGACCTTCGTGTACGCGGCGGCGTTCAGGACGACGTCGTGCCCGGCGACGGCAGCGGCGACCGCGTCCGGGTCGGTGATGTCGAGGTCGGCACGGGAGAGCGCCGTGACCTCACGCCCGGCCAGTGCCTGCTGGAGGTCCTGGCCGAGCATGCCGGCGGCGCCGGTGATGAGGAATCGGGTCATGGTGTCGGTCCGGCTCAGGCGAGCGCGGCACGCTCCTTGAGGGGCTCCCACCAGGCGCGGTTGTCGCGGTACCACTGGACGACGTCGGCGAGCCCCTGCGCGAACGGGACCTGGGGCTCGTAGCCGAGCTCGGCCTGGATCTTGGAGATGTCGACCGAGTAGCGCAGGTCGTGCCCGAGGCGGTCGGCGACGCGGTCGACGTACGACCAGTCCTTGCCCGTGGACTCGAGCAGCAGCTCGGTGAGTTCCTTGTTGGTCAGCTCGGTACCGCCGCCGATGTTGTAGATCTCGCCGGCGCGGCCACGGGTCAGGACCATCGCGATGCCGCGGGTGTGGTCGTCCACGTGCAGCCAGTCGCGGATGTTGTTGCCCTCACCGTAGAGGGGCACGTGCACGTCGTCGATGAGGTTCGTGACGAAGAGCGGGATGACCTTCTCAGGGAAGTGGTACGGGCCGTAGTTGTTCGAGCAGCGCGTGATCGAGAGGTTCAGGCCGTGCGTGCGGTGGTAGCTGCGGGCGAGCAGGTCGCTGCCGGCCTTCGACGCCGAGTAGGGCGAGTTCGGCTCGAGCGGCCGTTCCTCGTCCCACGAGCCCTCGCTGATGGAGCCGTAGACCTCGTCCGTGGAGACGTGCACGAAGCGCTCGGTACCGTGGCGCAGGGCCGCGTCGAGCAGGCGCTGGGTGCCGACGACGTTCGTCTCGACGAAGATGCCGGAGTCGCGGACGGAGCGGTCGACGTGGGACTCGGCGGCGAAGTGCACGATGGCGTCGATGCCGGGCACGACCTGGTCGAGGGCCGCGGCGTCGCGGATGTCGCCCTGGACGAAGCGGTAGCGCGGGGAGTCCGCGACCGGGGCCAGGTTGGCCAGGTTGCCCGAGTAGGTGAGGGCGTCGTAGACGACGACCTCAGCGCCCTCGAGGCCCGGGTAGGCGTCCTGGAGGGTTCGACGGACGAAGTTCGAGCCGATGAAGCCGGCTCCTCCGGTGACGAGGATCTTCACGCTGGTTTCCTTTTCCTGGCCGTGGGCCGTTGTCGGTCGGCGAGCAGTCTAGCGGGGCGGGTGGACCGGGCTGTCGACGGCATCGGGGGGTGTGGACGGGAGCCGCGCGACCCCCACCACGGCCGCCGCCGCGGTGAGCAGGGCGACGAACGCGAGGACCCCGGTCGCGGTCGCGCCGAGGGACGCGTCGGACCAGACCGCGTAGCCGGCGCCGGGGACGAGCCGGACACGGGCGGTCGCGAGCCCGACGGTCGCGAGGACGACCATCCCGACGACCAGGACCACCGGCAGGATCCGTCGGAGCCGGGTCCCGCCCGGGAGACGCCGCCACGCGAGGGCGCTGAGCACGATCAGGGCGAGGACGGCGGGGAACAGGTAGCGCCCCTGCGTCCCGACGACCGTCGTCGTCGTCAGGTAGCCGTGGATGCTGGTCGACGTCTGCGCCGCGAGCAGCAGCACCGGGAAGACGGCGAGGAGCACCGCGGTCCGGCGCCCCGGCCCGCGCCGGAAGGCCAGGGCGGCGACGACGCCGACGGTGACCAGCGTGAGCGGGACGAGCAGCCACGGCGACATCGACGCGAAGGCGTTCGACCCGAAGCTGCCCCAGAACGTCCGGATGACCGTTCCCCAGCTCACGTCGACGAAGGTCAGCGCATCGGGTCCCTGTCCGGCGGGGAAGGACTGCGGCGGCCGGATGGCGGCGTACCCGTCGGGCTGCAGGGTCCGGTACACGACGAGGTTCCGCACCCACCACCACCCGCCGACGGCGCCGGCCAGCAGGAGCACCCCGGCCGTCTCGACGAGTCGACGACCCCACGCCGGGGCACCGTGGCCGAGGAGCAGGGCGAGGGCCACCACGGGGACGGCGGGGAGCCCGGTGCCCTTCGTGACGACGAGCAGACCGAGGGCGATCCCGAGCGACAGTAGGACGCGCGGACGCCGGTCGCCCGTCAGCGCGAGGACGAGCACGGCCGTGACGAACCCGCCGAGGGACATCGTGAGCGCGTCGTTCGTCACCGAGGCCGCGATCGAGGCCAGTTCCGGCACGGCCAGCACCGCGGCAGCGCCGACGACGGCGGCACGCGGCGACCGGGTCAGCCGGCGGACCGCCGCCCAGGCGAGCACCGGCAAGGGCAGCACCACGAGCGCGTCGAACAGGCGCAGGGCCAGCAGCGCGTGGTCCCAGCGCAGGTACTCGAAACCGACGGTCCGCAGGACCGCGGCCTGCAGCAGGTACGCGGTCGGCGGGTGCTGGGTCATCTGGTCGACGGCGCCCGGGTCGATGCCCGGGTGCGCGGCGCGGAGCTTCTGCACCGTGGCCCGCGACGCCGCGGGCAGGGTGTCCGTGCCGGCCGCAGCCTGACCCGCGGCGGCCTGCACGGCGTTCAGGAACCGCTGGTCACCCGGTCCGACCCAGGCGTCCCCGATCGCCAGGTGCAGCGCGGTGTCGAAGTGGGCCTTCTCGTCCGGCGCCTGGAACGGCGGGACGAGCACCGCCCAGAGCCCGAGCACCAGGGCGAACACGGCGACGACGAGTCCGAGGGTGATCCCCTCGAGCCGCCCGACGCGCGCACGGTCCACCGGGGTGGTCGGTCGGCTCGGCATCCGCTCAGTCGCCGTAGCGCGCGAGCTTCTGCAGGTCGAGCTGTTCCTCGGCCAGGGTGCGGTTCATCCGGGTCAGGTCGGCGACCACGCCGATCACCATCGACAGCAGCGCACTGATGACGAGCGTGACGCCGAGGATCAGGGACTGCAGGTGGTTGCCGCCGCTGTCGGCCCAGAGCAGGACGAGGTACCGGACGAACGGGATCAGCCCCGCGACGCCGAACACGGCGCTGACCGATGCGAACAGCGCCATCGGTCGGTACATCAGGTAGACCCGGGCGATGGCGGACCCCGACTGGAACATGTGCTGCCAGATGTTCTTGAAGAGCCGTGACTCGCGGGTCTTCGCGTTCGTCGTGATCGGGATGCTCGCGATCGCCAGGCGCTTGTAGCCGGCCTGCACGATCGTCTCCATGCAGTAGCTGAAGCGGGTGACGATGTTGAGACGGATCAGCGAGTACTTCGAGTACGCGCGGAACCCGCTGGCGGCGTCGGGCAGGTCCAGGCCTGCGGCCCGGCTGGCGACGAACGACCCGAAGCGCTGCATGAGCTTCTTGAAGCCGGAGAAGTGCTCGATGGTGCGCGTCTGCCGGTCACCGATGACGATCTCGGCCTGGCCGTTGATGATCGGCTGCACGAGCTCGGTGATGTGCGCCTGCGGGTACTGGTTGTCACCGTCCGTGTTGACGACGATGTCCGCACCGTGCAGGAGCGCGTAGTCCACGCCGTCGCGGAACGACCGTGCCAGGCCCATGTTCGTGGTGTGCCGGACGATGTGGGTGACGCCGTGGGCACGGGCGACCTCGACCGTCCGGTCCGTCGAGCCGTCGTCGATGATCAGGATCTCGATCTCGTCGACACCCGGGATCGAGGTCGGGATCGTCTCGAGGACCGCGGGGAGCGTCTCCTCTTCGTTGAGGCAGGGGATCTGGACGAACAGTTTCACGAGGTGGTGGGTTCCCTGGGTTGGTCGGCCGGCGGGTTCCGGCCCGGGGACGGCACCCGATGCTGTGGACGGGCACACGGACGTCCCAGTGTATGCAGAGACTCCCTGCGTCCGTGCCACCATGGGCGCATGGCTCTCCTCCGGTCGACCGTCGCCCGTCTGCTCGGCCGGGGCGTGCAGCAGCGAGGACCGGAGCAGCAGCCGCCGCTGGTCGGCTTCGTCGTGCACGGCGCCGGTGGTGTGCACCCGGCGTCGGCGCACATCCGGGTGACCGGTCGGATGTCGGCGCTCGCGGCCTCCGGGGCGGCCCGTGTGGCGCAGGTCGACCCGGTGCGGTGGGCGGACGGCTCGGACACCGCGCACCTCGACGCGATCCTGGTGCAGCGCGACGCGTTCCCGCTCGGCTCGCTCGACGCGGCGTTCGCCCGGGCGTCCGCCGAGGGCACCCGCATCGTCGCCGAGGTGGACGACGACTTCTTCACGGCGGAGGCGCGTGCCCGGCTCGCCCGCGCCGAGTACGACCCGGAGCGCCTGGCGTCCGTCGACCGTCTGGTCCGCGCCGCCGCTGCCGTGGTCGTCTCGACGGAACCGCTGCGCGCCGTGCTCGCGGCGCAGGGCATCGACGCGGTCGTCGTCCCGAACGGCGTCCAGCCGGGGCTGTGGGCGCACGATCCGGTCGTCCCCGCGGCGGCGGGACCGCGGCGCGTCCTCTACATGGGGAGCGCGACCCACGGTGGCGACCTCGACCTGCTCCGCGACGTGTTCGACGGTCTCGTCGACGACGACGGCCGACCCGTCCGGCTCGAGGTCGTCGGCGTCACGCAGGACGACGGCGACGCCTGGTACGACCGACTCGAGCTGCCCGAGGGCGCCAGCCACTACCCGCAGTTCGTCGCGTTCCTGCGCGACCACGCGGACCGCTGGTCGGCGGGCGTCGCACCGCTCACGGACGACCGCTTCAACGACGCCAAGAGCGATCTGAAGTTCCTGGAGTACTCGATGCTCGGGCTGCCCTTCGTCGGGTCGGACCGCCCGTCCTACGCCGGCGTCGCCGCGCACGGTGGCCTGCTCGCCGGTGACCGGGTGGACGACTGGCGCGCGGCCCTCCGGACGGCGTTCCACGACCCGGACGCCCGTGTCCGTCGTGCGCAGGCGTACGTCCGGGCGGAACGTGTCGTCGCCAGCGGGCGGGACGAACCCGGCGAACGGGCGTGGCGCGCGGCGCTCGGGCTCGCCTGACGCGTGCTGCCCGGCCCGCCCGACGCGCGCGGCCGGGCGTGGACGCGGGCAGCGACCGGCTTGCTACGCTGCTCCGGTGCAGATCCGCGAACTGAAGATCCCCGGCGCGTGGGAGTTCACGCCCGTCCAGCACGGCGACGCACGAGGAGCGTTCCTCGAGGCGTACCGGGCCGACGTGCTCGAGCAGACCGTCGGGCACCCGCTCGATCTCCGTCAGGTGAACATGTCGATCTCGTCGCGCGGCGTCGCGCGGGGGATCCACTACGCCCTGGTCCCGCCGAGCCAGGCGAAGTACGTCACCGCGGTGCGCGGCGCGTTCATCGACTACATCATCGACATCCGCGTCGGTTCGCCGACGTTCGGGCAGTGGGACTCCGTCCGCATCGACGACGTCGACCGCCGCGCCGTGTACCTGTCCGAGGGCCTCGGCCACGCGATCGTCGCGCTCGAGGACCAGTCCACCGTGAACTACCTGGTGAGCGCCCACTACGACCCCCAGCGCGAGAAGGGGATCAGCATCCTCGACCCGACGGTCGGCCTCGAGCTGCCGGACGGCATCGGCGAGCCGGTCCTGTCCGAGAAGGACACCGGTGCGCCGACCCTCGAGCAGGCTGCCGAGCTCGGACTCCTCCCGACGTACGACGAGTGCGTCGCCTACACCGAGTCCCTCCGGACCACGAACAAGTAAGGACGCATACCCATGAAGGGCATCATCCTCGCCGGTGGTTCCGGCACCCGCCTCTGGCCGATCACCAAGGGCATCTCGAAGCAGCTCATGCCGATCTACGACAAGCCGATGGTCTACTACCCGCTGTCGACGCTGATGATGGCCGGCATCCGCGAGGTCCTCGTCATCACGACGCCGGAGTACAACGACCAGTTCCGGGCGCTGCTCGGCGACGGCTCGGCCCTCGGCATGACGATCGAGTACGCCGTCCAGCCGAGCCCGGACGGCCTGGCGCAGGCGTTCGTCATCGGTGAGGACTTCATCGGTGACGACAGCGTCGCGCTGGTCCTCGGAGACAACATCTTCCACGGCACCGGCCTCGGCACGAGTCTGCAGAAGAACACCACGGTGCAGGGCGCGACGATCTTCGCCTACCACGTGGCCGACCCCAAGGCGTACGGCGTCGTGGAGTTCGACGACGACTTCACCGCGGTCTCCATCGAGGAGAAGCCGGCGCACCCGAAGTCGAACTACGCGGTCCCCGGCCTCTACTTCTACGACAACGACGTCGTGGAGATCGCCAAGACCATCGAGCCGAGCGCCCGCGGCGAGCTCGAGATCTCGACCGTCAACGAGCGCTACCTCGAGGCGGGTTCGCTCGGGGTCGAGGTCCTGGACCGCGGCACCGCGTGGCTCGACACCGGCACGTTCGAGTCGATGATGCAGGCGTCCGAGTACGTCAAGGTCATCGAGGACCGCCAGGGCCACAAGATCGGCTGCATCGAGGAGATCGCCTGGCGCAACGGGTGGATCGACGACGACGCCCTCGCGGCCCTCGCCGCCCCGCTGGCGAAGAGCGGTTACGGCGTGTACCTGCAGAACCTGCTCCGCGGCTGATCGTGCGGCTCGGCCGACTGCTCGGTCGGGGCGTGTCCCCGTCGGGTCCGGACACGGACGACGGGGCTGCACCGGGCCTCCCGGTCGACACGTCCCTGGTGACCGACGCGCCGGTGGTCGACCACGACGGGTTCGACGTCGTCGTGACGGTCCGCCAGGCCGCGCACCGGGCAGGTGCACACCTGCCGACGGTGCGGGACGCCCGCGCCGCGGGGGCGACGACGGTCATCGTGGCCGTCCACGACGTGCACGCCGGTCCCACGAGCACGTACCCGCGGGTGGTCGGCGGCGACGACCACGTCGTGGCGGGACCGACCGTGGCCGCCACCTGGGGCGGCGCGGTCGCCGCCGCCCGGTCCGTCCTGCGGTCCCCGGTGGTCGTCGTGCAGGACGCCGACGTCACCCTGCCGGCCGGTGCCCTCGCCCGCCTCGTCGCCACGGTCGCCCCGGGCGCCGGCGACGGCATGGGCGCGGGTGGTGACGCGCAGGCCAGCCGGGAGGCCGTGGTCGCCGTCCCCGTCGTCCGGTCCGGTACCGACGTGGTCACCAGCGCCGGCGCGGTCCTGGTGCGCGGCACGGCGCCGGTCGCCTCACTCCTGCGCGGACACCCCGCGGAGGACGCCGACGCCCTGGACGGCGCACGCGTCTTCGCCGCGGACGAGCCCTGCTTCGCCGCCCGGACGGCGGACCTCGCGGTCCCGGTCCGCACCGTCGACACCCGCACCGCCGTCGCCCGGCTCACCCGCGACACCGCGGACGCTGCCGGCGGAGACTGCGTCGTGGTCCCGCTCGGGCGGGTGTACCGCATCGAGCCGCTCCGGGAACGGCGGTACGACGCCGACGCGGCGGACGCGCTCGCCGTCTGGCGCGACCGGGGCGACGACTCGGCAGCGGACGCCCTCGGCCGCCTCGGGTTCCGTCCGACGGCGGGCACCGCCGACCCGGCCGGGGCGCCCGTGGCGTTGCGCGAGCCGGTGGTCCGCGCCGAACGCCTGCACACGCGGGACCGTGGTGAGCGGCTCCGCTGGTCGATCCGGATCGCGGCGCACCCCGGGCCCCGGGGCGACGACTGGGGCGACACGTTCTTCGCACACGACCTCGCCACCGCGCTGCGTGCACTCGGACAGGACGTCGTCGTGGACCACCGGGAGTCGCACGTCCGGCCGTTCTCCGAGCACCTCGACGACGTCGCCCTGACCCTCCGCGGCCTCGACGACACCCCGGTCCACCCGACCGCGACCAACGTGCTCTGGGTGATCTCACACCCCGATCTCGTGTCCGCGTCCGAGCTCGCCCGCTACGACCTCCGGTTCGCCGCCGGTCCGGTGTGGGCCGCCCGCGTGGAGCGGGAGACCGGGCTGGGTGTGGCGCCCCTGCTGCAGGCGACCGACCCGTCCCGCTTCCACCCGGGACCGACCGACCCGGCGTTCCCGGAGCTCGACACCGCCTTCGTCGGGAAGACCCGCGAGGTCTTCCGGCCGGTCGTCCGCGACGCCGTCGCGGCCGGCGTCGACCTCGCCGTCTGGGGCGAAGGATGGGCGGGACTGCTCCCGGACGGCGTGCACCGCGGCGTCTTCGTGCCGAACGACCGACTGCCGGCGCTCTACCGGAGCGCCCGCGTGGTGCTCAACGACCACTGGGACGACATGGCGCGCGACGGGTTCGTGTCGAACCGACTGTTCGACGCGGCAGCGTCCGGGGCCCTCGTCGTCACGGACCCGGTCCCCGGCGTCGCGGAGCTGTTCCACGGCGCGGTCCACCCGTACCGGGACGTCGCCGAGCTGCGGGCGCTCGTCCGGCTGGGCGAGTCCGCCTCGGCCGAGGACCGGGCTGCTCGCGGTGCCCGGATCGGGGCCGAGCACTCCTTCGCCCGACGGGCGGAGACGCTCATCGCTGCCGTGCGGCAGGAGCGCGCGAGCCGCTGACCGACACCGGGCGGCTGGCGGTCAGCGGGAGCGGACGCGGCTGGCGGTCAGCGGGAGCGGAGGCGTCGCGCGGCGTCGCCGACGCGGTCGGCCAGCCGCACCACGCGACGCGCACGGATCCGGTCGATCTCGCCCTGGAGCTCGCGCCGCAG
Protein-coding sequences here:
- the rfbD gene encoding dTDP-4-dehydrorhamnose reductase, which gives rise to MTRFLITGAAGMLGQDLQQALAGREVTALSRADLDITDPDAVAAAVAGHDVVLNAAAYTKVDDAESHESDAHAVNARGPEVLATAAVAAGARLVHVSTDYVFDGSGTTPYAEDEPTDPIGAYGRTKAAGEHAVRSVAPDSSYVVRAAWLYGAGGPNFAKTMVRLAATHDTVSVVTDQVGQPTWTGDLARQIVALVDADAPAGIYHGTNAGQGSWYDFTRAIFAEVGLDPERVLETDSSAFVRPAPRPAYSVLGHDGWSRAGLAPMRDWRDALHAAAEAGVLTA
- the rfbB gene encoding dTDP-glucose 4,6-dehydratase yields the protein MKILVTGGAGFIGSNFVRRTLQDAYPGLEGAEVVVYDALTYSGNLANLAPVADSPRYRFVQGDIRDAAALDQVVPGIDAIVHFAAESHVDRSVRDSGIFVETNVVGTQRLLDAALRHGTERFVHVSTDEVYGSISEGSWDEERPLEPNSPYSASKAGSDLLARSYHRTHGLNLSITRCSNNYGPYHFPEKVIPLFVTNLIDDVHVPLYGEGNNIRDWLHVDDHTRGIAMVLTRGRAGEIYNIGGGTELTNKELTELLLESTGKDWSYVDRVADRLGHDLRYSVDISKIQAELGYEPQVPFAQGLADVVQWYRDNRAWWEPLKERAALA
- a CDS encoding DUF2142 domain-containing protein is translated as MPSRPTTPVDRARVGRLEGITLGLVVAVFALVLGLWAVLVPPFQAPDEKAHFDTALHLAIGDAWVGPGDQRFLNAVQAAAGQAAAGTDTLPAASRATVQKLRAAHPGIDPGAVDQMTQHPPTAYLLQAAVLRTVGFEYLRWDHALLALRLFDALVVLPLPVLAWAAVRRLTRSPRAAVVGAAAVLAVPELASIAASVTNDALTMSLGGFVTAVLVLALTGDRRPRVLLSLGIALGLLVVTKGTGLPAVPVVALALLLGHGAPAWGRRLVETAGVLLLAGAVGGWWWVRNLVVYRTLQPDGYAAIRPPQSFPAGQGPDALTFVDVSWGTVIRTFWGSFGSNAFASMSPWLLVPLTLVTVGVVAALAFRRGPGRRTAVLLAVFPVLLLAAQTSTSIHGYLTTTTVVGTQGRYLFPAVLALIVLSALAWRRLPGGTRLRRILPVVLVVGMVVLATVGLATARVRLVPGAGYAVWSDASLGATATGVLAFVALLTAAAAVVGVARLPSTPPDAVDSPVHPPR
- a CDS encoding glycosyltransferase family 2 protein; this translates as MKLFVQIPCLNEEETLPAVLETIPTSIPGVDEIEILIIDDGSTDRTVEVARAHGVTHIVRHTTNMGLARSFRDGVDYALLHGADIVVNTDGDNQYPQAHITELVQPIINGQAEIVIGDRQTRTIEHFSGFKKLMQRFGSFVASRAAGLDLPDAASGFRAYSKYSLIRLNIVTRFSYCMETIVQAGYKRLAIASIPITTNAKTRESRLFKNIWQHMFQSGSAIARVYLMYRPMALFASVSAVFGVAGLIPFVRYLVLLWADSGGNHLQSLILGVTLVISALLSMVIGVVADLTRMNRTLAEEQLDLQKLARYGD
- a CDS encoding glycosyltransferase; protein product: MALLRSTVARLLGRGVQQRGPEQQPPLVGFVVHGAGGVHPASAHIRVTGRMSALAASGAARVAQVDPVRWADGSDTAHLDAILVQRDAFPLGSLDAAFARASAEGTRIVAEVDDDFFTAEARARLARAEYDPERLASVDRLVRAAAAVVVSTEPLRAVLAAQGIDAVVVPNGVQPGLWAHDPVVPAAAGPRRVLYMGSATHGGDLDLLRDVFDGLVDDDGRPVRLEVVGVTQDDGDAWYDRLELPEGASHYPQFVAFLRDHADRWSAGVAPLTDDRFNDAKSDLKFLEYSMLGLPFVGSDRPSYAGVAAHGGLLAGDRVDDWRAALRTAFHDPDARVRRAQAYVRAERVVASGRDEPGERAWRAALGLA
- a CDS encoding dTDP-4-dehydrorhamnose 3,5-epimerase family protein; the protein is MQIRELKIPGAWEFTPVQHGDARGAFLEAYRADVLEQTVGHPLDLRQVNMSISSRGVARGIHYALVPPSQAKYVTAVRGAFIDYIIDIRVGSPTFGQWDSVRIDDVDRRAVYLSEGLGHAIVALEDQSTVNYLVSAHYDPQREKGISILDPTVGLELPDGIGEPVLSEKDTGAPTLEQAAELGLLPTYDECVAYTESLRTTNK
- the rfbA gene encoding glucose-1-phosphate thymidylyltransferase RfbA — its product is MKGIILAGGSGTRLWPITKGISKQLMPIYDKPMVYYPLSTLMMAGIREVLVITTPEYNDQFRALLGDGSALGMTIEYAVQPSPDGLAQAFVIGEDFIGDDSVALVLGDNIFHGTGLGTSLQKNTTVQGATIFAYHVADPKAYGVVEFDDDFTAVSIEEKPAHPKSNYAVPGLYFYDNDVVEIAKTIEPSARGELEISTVNERYLEAGSLGVEVLDRGTAWLDTGTFESMMQASEYVKVIEDRQGHKIGCIEEIAWRNGWIDDDALAALAAPLAKSGYGVYLQNLLRG
- a CDS encoding glycosyltransferase family protein, which produces MTDAPVVDHDGFDVVVTVRQAAHRAGAHLPTVRDARAAGATTVIVAVHDVHAGPTSTYPRVVGGDDHVVAGPTVAATWGGAVAAARSVLRSPVVVVQDADVTLPAGALARLVATVAPGAGDGMGAGGDAQASREAVVAVPVVRSGTDVVTSAGAVLVRGTAPVASLLRGHPAEDADALDGARVFAADEPCFAARTADLAVPVRTVDTRTAVARLTRDTADAAGGDCVVVPLGRVYRIEPLRERRYDADAADALAVWRDRGDDSAADALGRLGFRPTAGTADPAGAPVALREPVVRAERLHTRDRGERLRWSIRIAAHPGPRGDDWGDTFFAHDLATALRALGQDVVVDHRESHVRPFSEHLDDVALTLRGLDDTPVHPTATNVLWVISHPDLVSASELARYDLRFAAGPVWAARVERETGLGVAPLLQATDPSRFHPGPTDPAFPELDTAFVGKTREVFRPVVRDAVAAGVDLAVWGEGWAGLLPDGVHRGVFVPNDRLPALYRSARVVLNDHWDDMARDGFVSNRLFDAAASGALVVTDPVPGVAELFHGAVHPYRDVAELRALVRLGESASAEDRAARGARIGAEHSFARRAETLIAAVRQERASR